In the genome of Monodelphis domestica isolate mMonDom1 chromosome 2, mMonDom1.pri, whole genome shotgun sequence, one region contains:
- the LOC100014102 gene encoding olfactory receptor 5V1-like: MKDIKERGNQTLVTEFIFLGFSNHPELWGLFFLIFLLIYLVTLLGNLLILTAIRINPALHTPMYYFLSNLSFLDICYTSTTVPIMLVNFFREKKTIAYEGCLSQLFFLVTFAGSECVLLAAMAYDRFIAICHPLRYPVLMSKKVCAYLAAGSLLCGLVNSMTHTGLTAILTFCGPNQISHFLCDIPLLLKLSCSDTSVNELALYVASATIGLSPCLFTAVSYMLIISAILKIQSAQGRHKAFSTCASHLTVVIIYYGTGNFNYDQPSSGYSLDVDILVSVLFCIVTPMLNPLIYSLRNKEVKVALRKLCEGYILSRDSFVQISL; this comes from the coding sequence ATGAAGGACATTAAAGAAAGGGGAAACCAAACACTTGTCACTGAATTCATCTTCCTGGGGTTCTCCAACCATCCAGAATTGTGGGGATTGTTCTTCCTGATATTTTTACTCATATATCTGGTAACACTTCTGGGTAACCTTCTCATATTAACAGCAATCAGAATCAATCCTGCTCTTCACACTCCTATGTACTATTTCCTCAGCAACTTGTCCTTCCTGGACATCTGCTACACGTCCACCACCGTCCCCATCATGCTGGTGAATTTCTTCCGAGAGAAGAAGACCATTGCCTATGAAGGTTGCCTGTCCCAGCTCTTCTTCCTTGTTACTTTTGCAGGCTCTGAGTGTGTCCTGTTGGCTGCCATGGCTTATGATAGATTCATAGCCATTTGCCATCCATTACGCTACCCAGTTCTCATGAGTAAGAAAGTCTGTGCCTACTTAGCAGCTGGGTCCTTGTTGTGTGGTTTAGTGAATTCAATGACACACACAGGGCTCACAGCAATTCTTACTTTTTGTGGTCCTAATCAGATCAGTCATTTTCTCTGTGACATCCCCCTACTACTGAAACTCTCTTGCTCAGACACTTCAGTCAATGAGCTTGCACTCTATGTGGCCAGTGCCACCATTGGGCTGAGCCCCTGCCTGTTCACTGCTGTGTCCTATATGCTCATTATCTCTGCCATCCTGAAGATCCAGTCTGCTCAAGGGAGGCACAAAGCCTTCTCCACCTGCGCTTCTCACCTCACTGTGGTGATCATCTACTATGGAACTGGAAACTTCAACTATGACCAGCCCAGCTCAGGCtactctctggatgtggacattCTAGTCTCTGTCCTCTTCTGTATTGTTACCCCTATGCTAAATCCTCTCATCTACAGCCTGAGAAACAAGGAAGTCAAAGTTGCCTTGAGGAAACTATGTGAAGGGTATATTTTATCCAGAGATTCCTTTGTTCAAATAAGTCTTTaa
- the LOC100014061 gene encoding olfactory receptor 5V1-like yields the protein MKDIKERGNQTLVTEFIFLGFSNHPELQGLFFMIFLLVYLVTLLGNLLILTAIRINPVLHTPMYYFLINLSFLDICYTSTTIPIMLVNFFREKKTITYEGCLSQLFFLVTFAGSECVLLAAMAYDRFVAICHPLRYPVLMSKKVCSYLAAGSWLCGLVNSMTHTGLTATVTLCGPNQISHFLCDIPLILKLSCSDTSVNEFTLYVASATIGLSPCLFTAVSYMLIISAILKIQSTQGRHKAFSTCASHLTVVVIFYGTANFNYDRPSSGYSLDMDILVSVLFCIVTPMLNPIIYSLRNKEVTVALKKLCEVYILPGLVGGPMDRVRGQESSS from the coding sequence ATGAAGGACATTAAAGAAAGGGGAAACCAAACACTTGTCACTGAATTCATCTTCCTGGGGTTTTCCAACCATCCAGAATTACAGGGATTGTTCTTCATGATATTTTTACTTGTATATCTGGTAACACTTCTGGGTAACCTTCTCATATTGACAGCAATCAGAATCAATCCTGTTCTTCACACCCCTATGTATTATTTCCTCATCAATTTGTCCTTCCTGGACATCTGCTACACGTCCACCACCATTCCCATCATGCTGGTGAATTTCTTCAGAGAGAAGAAGACTATTACCTATGAAGGTTGCCTGTCCCAGCTCTTCTTCCTTGTTACTTTTGCAGGCTCTGAGTGTGTCCTGTTGGCTGCCATGGCTTATGATAGATTTGTAGCCATTTGCCATCCATTACGTTACCCAGTTCTCATGAGCAAGAAGGTCTGTTCCTACTTGGCGGCTGGGTCCTGGTTGTGTGGTTTAGTGAATTCAATGACACACACAGGGCTCACAGCAACTGTCACTTTGTGTGGTCCTAACCAGATCAGCCATTTTCTCTGTGATATCCCTTTAATCTTGAAGCTCTCCTGCTCAGACACTTCAGTCAATGAGTTCACACTCTATGTGGCCAGTGCCACCATTGGTCTGAGCCCCTGCTTGTTCACTGCTGTGTCCTATATGCTCATTATCTCTGCCATCCTGAAGATCCAGTCCACTCAGGGGAGGCACAAAGCCTTCTCCACCTGTGCCTCTCACCTCACTGTGGTGGTCATCTTCTATGGAACTGCCAACTTCAACTATGATCGACCTAGCTCAGGCTACTCTCTGGATATGGACATCTTAGTCTCTGTCCTCTTCTGTATTGTTACCCCTATGTTAAACCCTATCATCTATAGCCTGAGAAACAAGGAAGTCACAGTTGCATTGAAGAAATTATGTGAAGTTTATATTTTACCTGGGCTGGTAGGTGGTCCAATGGATAGAGTTCGGGGTCaggagtcatcttcctga